ACGGACTTTGTACGGGATGCGCATGCGTAAGGCGACCTCGGCCCTGGTGGGCTTGCTGCTGGCCGGGGTCGCCGCGACCCCGGCCCACGCGGAGACCATTCGATCGCAGCAATGGCATCTCGACGCCATGAAGGCCGACGAAATCTGGAAGACCAGCACAGGCAAGGGCGTCACCGTCGCGGTGATTGATACCGGTGTCAATCGCATCCCGGAACTCGAAGGACAAATCCTCCCCGGAGCGGTCTTCCCTGCAGGCGACGCCCCGGGCGATAGAGACAACGACTATTCCGGGCATGGCACCACCATGGCTGCCATCATCGCCGCTACTGGAAAACACCCGAGTGGTGACGGCAGCTATGGACTTGCACCCGGCGTCAAGATTCTCCCGATCCGCGTGCCTGATTCGATGGAGGGGGTGAAGACCCCGTTCCTCGTCGAGGCCATTCGGTATGCGGCAGACTCAGAGGCCAAGGTCATCAATATTTCGATGGCACTTGGAGGGACTCCGGAGGATGACCGCGCGAGGGCTGAAGCAGTCAAGTACGCACTCTCCAAGGGAAAATTGATCTTCGCCGGCGTTGGTAATGACGGCGCGTCTACCAACGAGGTCCTGTACCCGGCCGCGACTCCCGGAGTGGTCGGCGTGGGCGCGGTGGACGCGAAGGGCGAAGCGACCAAGGAGTCGCAGCACGGACCCCAGGTGGATCTTTCTGCGCCGGGCATCGACATTGTGACGGCGTGCAAAGCCAAGACAGGTCTCTGCAAGAACCACGGCACCAGTGACTCCACAGCCCTCGCCTCCGCCTCCGCCGCTCTCCTCTGGTCCGCCCACCCCGACTGGACCAACAACCAGGTCCTGCGCGTGCTCCTCAACACGGCGGGCAAGCCCACCGACGGCGTAGAGCGCAACGACTACGTTGGCTACGGCGTTGTCCGCCCCCGTATCGCGGTTCCCACCCCCGGCGACCCCGGCCCGGCCGACGTCTACCCGCTGCCCGACCTGGCGGCGGCCGCCGGAGGGGCCAAGGCGGCCCCGTCCGGCACCCCGGACTCGGCGGCGTCCAAGCCCGCCCCCGCCCCCCAGGCCGAGGAGAAGAAGAGCGGCAGTGCCCTTCCCTGGATCGGTCTCGGCCTGGGAGCCTGCCTGCTGATCGGCGGAGCCGTCACCGTGGTCGTCGTACGCCGCAACCGCTGACCCCCCCCACGACCTGTTACAGGAGTTCACGCGATGTCGTTCGACGAGGAATGGGCGTCGGCACGCGCCACGGCCAGCGCCAACGTCTCCATGCGGCTCAACCAGGTCCCCGTGGACCCCGGTGGCGGCGGTGGCGGGGACCTTGAGGTGAACCAGGACCACATCGGGGCCATCGGCTCCGAGGCGTACAAGCTGCACACCCGCCTCCAGACCGACGGCAAGCACGCCGCCACCGCCACCAGCGAAGCGGCGGGCGCGCTCACGAAGGAGAACTTCGTGAGCGGGGCGGCGCTGCTGAAGCTCAACAGCACCTGGGAGAGCCAGGTGAAGACCCTCGTGGCCGCCTGCGCGAACGTCTCCAACGGCCTGAACTACTCGGTCAAGTCCCACGCCAAGGACGAGCAGCAGCTCCAGGCCGACTTCTCCGCGTCCGCCATCGACCAGTACCTGAAGTAGGCCGCCCCCATGCCGACGTACGAGAACGTGATGCACGCCCCGCTGGACAAACTCCAGACGGCGGCCACCGACTGGAAGGCCATGGCCGACAAGCTGGACGAGATGGCCGAGGCCGCTCGCAACGGCATGAAGGCGAAGTCCGACAAGGCCCAGTGGAGCGGGGTGACGGCCGGTGTCGGGCGGGCGTTCGTCGACAAGACGGCCAAGGAGTTCGAGGACGCCGCCAAGGCGGCCAAGGGCGTCCACCAGCTCCTCAGCGACGGCCACACCACCATCAAGACGGCCCGGGACGCGCTGAAGAAGGCCGTCGACGAGGAGGCCCCCGCCGCCGGGTTCCGCGTGGACGCGGCCGGCAAGGTCTCGGCCATACCGATGGACCCGAAGACCGAGTACGCGGCCCGGCACGACCCGGACTACCCCGAGTTCAAGCGCCGGCAGGAGGAGAACCGCAAGGCCTGGCAGGCGAGGGTGGACCGGCTCGTCGAGGACGTCTCGGACGCCGACGACTCCCTGGCCCGCGCGCTGCGCGCCAACGCCTCCGACGACCACAACTTCACCGCGCCGAAGTACACCACCCTGGACGGCGAACAGGCCGACCGGGCGGCCGAGCTGATGAAGAAGCTCAGCAAGGAGACGGGCGGGGTGGCGCGCAACCCCGAGGCGCTGCGCGAGCTGGAGGACCTGCTCGACGACAACCGCAACGACGCCGAGTTCGCGCCGGACTTCTACCGCAAGCTCGGCCCCGAGGGCACGCTCGAGGCGTACGCGAAGCTGTCCATCGACGCGTCGACCCTGGGCGAGGCGGGCAAGGACCGCCTGGCGATGGTCGGCAACATCCAGAACGACATGGGCGCGATGCTGGGGCTCGCCACGCAGAAGAGCTCGCCGAACCACCTGGATGCGGCCTGGACGACCGACCTGATGAAGGCCGGCCGCAAGGAGATGCAGGTCACCGGCGATCTGACCAGCAAGATCTACGGCTACCAGGCGCTCGGCGCGCTGCTCCACGAAGGTAAGTACGACAAGGACTTCCTGACCTCGGTCGGCCGGGACATGGTGGCGTTCGACCGGGAGAACCCGAAGGCCTGGGAGCACGGCTCCCCGTACGACCCGAAGACGGTGCTCAGCCAGGACAAGGACGGCAGCCGCGGGTTCTACCCGCTGACGGGCCTGATGGACGCGATGTCCAACAACCCGGACGCGGCCACGGCCTTCTTCAACGAGCCGGTCCGCAAGGACAGCAACGGCGACGGCATCGTCACCACGGCCGACAAGGTCGTGGACGGCCAGCACGGCAAGGACCGGGGCATGGTCGACTACATGCTCGACAAGGAGGCGTGGGCCGACGCCTTCGACCGGACCCCCGGCCACCCCTACGGTGAAGCGGGCCCGAGCCAGGAGGCCCTCGGCGCGGCCCTGGAGGCGGCGGTCAGCGGTCGCGCGGCGGGCGACGAGGACGCGAAGCCGGTGCCGCACACCAAGGAAATGACGGCGATCATGGAACGCGTCGTCGAGAAGGTCGGCGACGACCCGTCCCTGGTGGCGCAGGAACCGGGCGAGGACAAGAAGCCGAGGCTGGGCCCCCTGGCGGGGCACTTCGGCAACATGGCGGCGGAATACATCCCGGACCTGCAGGCGTCCGCCGAGAACGGCGGAAAGCAGATCAAGATCGAGGGCGTGCAGGCGGAGTTCGAGAAGTCCCACATGGCTCGGTTCCTGGGGGCGGTCGGCCAGGATCCCGAAGCGTACGGTGCCATCACCAATGCCTCGCAGACGTACACCACGGCTCTGGTCAGCGACCTCCTCGCACACCGCGCCGACCACAAGGAGCTGGACGCCGCGGTGGGGAACGCGGTCAACCCCGGCGGCCAGATCGCGGGCATCCTTTCGGAAGCCCGTGCCCAGGGCACCTACGGCGAGGCCAAGCACACGGCCGAGGAGTACGTGAAGGGTGTCGAGGACGGCGCCAAGTGGATCAACCGGGGCATCGGTGCGGTCGGCGGCAAGTACCTGGAGATGGTTCCGCTGGCCGGAGACGCCTTGGAATGGCTGCAGGAAGACATCACCGAAGCGGTCGTCGACGGGGCGAAGAAGGACGCTGCCGACAAGATGGGTGAGACCGAGAAGGGCGTGTTGGCCGACTATGCGAAGGCCGAGAAGGCAGCCAGCGAGTCCGCGGCGACCGCGGTACACAACGCGGCGCGCGGGACGGGCATGAGCGAAACCGACATCAACGACCTTGCCGGTGTGGCCTCGAAGGAAACCGGAATCGCCCACTCGGTCGGCCGGGACCACATGGCCACCGGTAAGGCACAATCCTGAGATGGCCCGCCACAGGTACTCCTTCGTCATCGGTGTCGTGACCGCCGGGTCGCTGCTGTCCGCCTGCTCCGGGGAGCCCGGGCCCGAGCAGGCGTCGGCGGTGCTGCCGGATCGCGTCTGCTGGGGGGCAGCTGCTTTCACGGGCAAGGAACTGGCACCGCTGGCGGGCAACGGCCAGAAGGTCCGGGACGATTCCCCCTCCACGTTCGACCTCCCGCAGGACAACAAGAAGACGTCGTGCACGCTGTACGTCGACGGTGACATCAGGTTCCACGCGGGTGCCTGGCGGCTCGGTCCGGGGCAGGACTTCTTCTGGGACACGCAGCAGAAGCAGCACCCCGACACACTCGACGTGGGCAACAAGGGACTGGTCTGGGACGACGGCGCCGTGGTCGCACTCACGTGCAAGCGGTCGGACGCCACGTTCGAGCTGGAGCTCAGCCTCGACAACGGCTCCCTCCCGGACGCGCCCAAGGACCCGCGCCCCTACTTCACCGGCCTCATGAAGCAGTACCACGAGTTCGCGACCAAGGAGCTCGGGTGCGCGCCCTGATCCTTTCCACCGCCCGTGTCGCGGCACTCGCGGTGGCCATGGCCGTGGTTGCCGGATGTACCACGTCAGACCCCGAGCCCAAGGCGTCGCGTTCGGTGAAGCCTCCGGAAGTGGCCCTGACGGAGGCGTGCCCCGGGTTGATCACGGATGCCGCCGGTGAGGCGGTGAGGGCCGTGCTGCAGTCCTCGCAACTGGTCAACGACGATGCGCAGACCGTGGGCGTCACGGCCATGGGCAAGGCGCTGGAAGGCGCGTACAAGGCGGGGCCGAAGGTGCGTGAGACGCCTGTCGCACCCTGTGTCGTGACCGGTTCTGTCGGCCGAGGAAGCCGGGTCGCGGAGATCCGACTGTCGGCGGACAGCGGTAAGGCGGGTCCCTTGAGCCCCGACCGCGTAGGCGTGCGCGTCGTACTGGGTGCGCAGGAAGGCAGTGTGTCTTTCGACTGTGCGAGCACGCGTGCCGGTTCCAGCGCCGAGGTTCCCCTGCGGGTCACGAGTGTCTTCACGAACCGGTTTCACAAGATCAGGAAGGACGACAGGCCGGAGGACCACTATCTGGTGGTGGCCCACTCCGCCGCGCTGGCGGTAGCGCGGGAACTGGGCTGCGCGAACGAGGGCGGCCTGCCGGCGCGGGCAGGGGAGCTGCCCCCGGCTCAGCCGGGTTCCTCGTCGTAGCGGCTGCCCGCCCGGGCACGACGAAAGCCGCTCAGGGGAGCGCCTGCCCCTGAGCGGCTCGTCTCGAAGCCGTGACCGGAATCGAACCGGCGTAACTCGCTTTGCAGGCGAGTCCCTCAACCACTCGGGCACACGGCTGTGTGGTGGTGATGGGTACGACCGTATGGGGGCCCCGGGGGCGGGGGAAGGCTTCCGGGTGCCGTGCAATGCGACTGCCATGCCGCGTTCACAGTTCCGGGAGGACTAGGTC
This genomic window from Streptomyces sp. NBC_01351 contains:
- the mycP gene encoding type VII secretion-associated serine protease mycosin → MRMRKATSALVGLLLAGVAATPAHAETIRSQQWHLDAMKADEIWKTSTGKGVTVAVIDTGVNRIPELEGQILPGAVFPAGDAPGDRDNDYSGHGTTMAAIIAATGKHPSGDGSYGLAPGVKILPIRVPDSMEGVKTPFLVEAIRYAADSEAKVINISMALGGTPEDDRARAEAVKYALSKGKLIFAGVGNDGASTNEVLYPAATPGVVGVGAVDAKGEATKESQHGPQVDLSAPGIDIVTACKAKTGLCKNHGTSDSTALASASAALLWSAHPDWTNNQVLRVLLNTAGKPTDGVERNDYVGYGVVRPRIAVPTPGDPGPADVYPLPDLAAAAGGAKAAPSGTPDSAASKPAPAPQAEEKKSGSALPWIGLGLGACLLIGGAVTVVVVRRNR
- a CDS encoding DUF6571 family protein, whose translation is MPTYENVMHAPLDKLQTAATDWKAMADKLDEMAEAARNGMKAKSDKAQWSGVTAGVGRAFVDKTAKEFEDAAKAAKGVHQLLSDGHTTIKTARDALKKAVDEEAPAAGFRVDAAGKVSAIPMDPKTEYAARHDPDYPEFKRRQEENRKAWQARVDRLVEDVSDADDSLARALRANASDDHNFTAPKYTTLDGEQADRAAELMKKLSKETGGVARNPEALRELEDLLDDNRNDAEFAPDFYRKLGPEGTLEAYAKLSIDASTLGEAGKDRLAMVGNIQNDMGAMLGLATQKSSPNHLDAAWTTDLMKAGRKEMQVTGDLTSKIYGYQALGALLHEGKYDKDFLTSVGRDMVAFDRENPKAWEHGSPYDPKTVLSQDKDGSRGFYPLTGLMDAMSNNPDAATAFFNEPVRKDSNGDGIVTTADKVVDGQHGKDRGMVDYMLDKEAWADAFDRTPGHPYGEAGPSQEALGAALEAAVSGRAAGDEDAKPVPHTKEMTAIMERVVEKVGDDPSLVAQEPGEDKKPRLGPLAGHFGNMAAEYIPDLQASAENGGKQIKIEGVQAEFEKSHMARFLGAVGQDPEAYGAITNASQTYTTALVSDLLAHRADHKELDAAVGNAVNPGGQIAGILSEARAQGTYGEAKHTAEEYVKGVEDGAKWINRGIGAVGGKYLEMVPLAGDALEWLQEDITEAVVDGAKKDAADKMGETEKGVLADYAKAEKAASESAATAVHNAARGTGMSETDINDLAGVASKETGIAHSVGRDHMATGKAQS